The Bacillota bacterium genome includes the window GCCGCCATCATGATTCAATAGGCGACTCCAGGAGCGAAAAATCAAGCCATGGGAACGGATCGTCGACCTCGCGCACTTCCTCCAAATAGCGTTCCGCTCCCGCACGCTCTTTCTCCTCCAATTCACCCGCGAGAAGCCTTTCGGCATAGTCCATAAGTCTATCGAATCTATCTGTGTGTTCCCTGAAACGCTTCGCTCCATACTCGGTAGCCTGCCGTTCTGTCACAAGGAATGGCCAGTCGCTGGCCGTCAGGAGGAAGAACTCCCTTAGCGCCTGGACCTTTAGGGCCTCCAAGAGGTCTGAGGAAATCATGTTGGCGTCGACACCAATGAGTGGGCCAACCGCTCCATCTCGACTTTCTCGCGCTACTAGTCGCGCCGCCTGGCACTTCACTGCAAGCCGCTTGATCCTGGCCTCAGCAACCCAGATCCTGTCCCACATCCACGCTGTCCCTTCATTAAGCCATACATCGTGCTTGCCTCCCCGCCCCCAAGATGATTCGGGAACCTCAATGGCCTCTTTGGGCGGATGTTCATCGAGAACCTGCCCAACTGACTTTGCCGCAACCTCGGCGCTAGTCAGAAGTCCTCTTATAACATCCCCAAGCCAATCTACGCCTTCATACCACCAGTGTCCAAAGAGCTCCGTGTCATAAGGCGCTACAATGACGCCATGTTTACCGCTATTGTCCCACCAGTCGGCCACAAGCTCGTGAACAAGGCCAACAAAATGAGCGGCATGCTCCCTACATCTGGCGGACGCAGCTTCCACATCATAAAGCTCCTTGGCGCCAAGATCAGTATCTCTCGATGTGACACGCCAGTATTGCAGCCCTGATACATCATCTTTCTTGTGAAACTCCCTATAGACCCCATCGCCCGGATACCCCAGCCATGAAGACCATACCTGCGTCGTTACCCGCTCGTTGCGTCCGAAACACGCTACCTTGGACGCACCGACGAAGTATGGCTCAAATGTTGTCTTCGCCAGAGGTCCTGCACCATGGAGCGATGCGCTGTCTCGCGAGCTTGCCATGTCGCTGCCGGACCTTTCACCTCCCGATATTCGCCTGCTTTCTGAAGA containing:
- a CDS encoding DUF1957 domain-containing protein — translated: MARDAARTVSSEIFQKDHPDTYNSGPKGSLAFVLHSHIPYCRKAGMWPFGEEWLYEAMLESYLPLLDLLRSISDQVSSSSGTPGGRQIAGRPSAFITIGITPILLDQLDDDYMRRAFLQWTEVRLARANHDRRRFRLDGDRLRERQAAAYCERYGRAIEAFRREYSYDIAGAFGELQDRGVVEIITSAATHAYLPLLKEDTSIRAQLAAGCESYMRRFGRAPRGIWLPECAYRPGLEEYLQSLGLEYFFVDRHAVEGGEPIGISSGSISMRSSESRRISGGERSGSDMASSRDSASLHGAGPLAKTTFEPYFVGASKVACFGRNERVTTQVWSSWLGYPGDGVYREFHKKDDVSGLQYWRVTSRDTDLGAKELYDVEAASARCREHAAHFVGLVHELVADWWDNSGKHGVIVAPYDTELFGHWWYEGVDWLGDVIRGLLTSAEVAAKSVGQVLDEHPPKEAIEVPESSWGRGGKHDVWLNEGTAWMWDRIWVAEARIKRLAVKCQAARLVARESRDGAVGPLIGVDANMISSDLLEALKVQALREFFLLTASDWPFLVTERQATEYGAKRFREHTDRFDRLMDYAERLLAGELEEKERAGAERYLEEVREVDDPFPWLDFSLLESPIES